Within the Drosophila albomicans strain 15112-1751.03 chromosome 4, ASM965048v2, whole genome shotgun sequence genome, the region gttgtttacatttattatataatcgTTTACATGTGTGGGTTTTACgaattatgaaatatgtagtatttatacagattttggtatatgcttTCTTATTGATTATCGGCTGCATGATCGAGTATCGAGTATACGTTATTGGAATTCGAATTACATAAAATTCGATGTACAGGCgaagttttatattaaattgttacatcagtaaatataaatatataaatagttttcTAAGTTTatccatatataaataattcaattaagtaataataaaaattcagtatttgaaatgtatttgttttctaaACAATTTCGTTGATATTTCTATTGCGTTCAATTTATTcatgagtttttttttgtttctccatgtaaatgaaatattcaagCAAATTTTCAGATGGATATCgcaaaatgtataattaaataaattttatttaaattttagttataaattacttttttaatcTTAACAGAGAAATACAATTAGCATAAGTGTACTAATTTGCATACAGTATCACTatgtacaaatttttatttttattaattccCCAATTACTTTTGTGATTAGGAAaactttcacttttgtttttgtgattttagTTAAAAGTATCTTTAGTggactttttggtatatttgttgtatttctaTCTTTTCATACccttcttaaaatatttgtaataatacattattcattttaataatcattattagTATGATAGAGTGTGTTTTTTGATGTTGAGTGTGCtatgtttttatatatgtatgtacataaataatcaATGATGAATCAATGTATTAAATGCAAAGTAACTAATTGTATGAGAATTTTTGTTATGAGTTCAGTTCGTAGAAAATCGTCGAGATTTCGTATTTGTGTGATATTGATTCATTGATGATGTATAACAATTAATAATGTATTTGATCAGATCGGAGGgtagaaattttaaaataaatactatatttaaaatttcggTTCAAAGATATCGAAAAAACACTCCGCGTGTAGGTGTCGTATAACTTTGTGAAACATCTGCTATCCCTGATGTAGATGTACTTGTAGAATTAGTTGCAGTTCTCCACGGCCTATACAAGAAATAAGTCTGATGTCTCCGACTTAGTGCATGCACTGCCAGTTGGCGATGCGGCTGAAGCTAGCGAGTTTGCTCTAGTTGCCGCAAGAGGCGAGCGTAAATCTTGATTGAGACCCGCTTGATTTTGTCCACATTCGTAATAATATGATGAATCTATATTAtcaataaaacaacaataacgatatacaaatatataaattgtaagtGCCTTTTAGAAATACTTACTGATTAATCCACTACTAGTGCCATAACTGTACGAACCATAAGCACCACCATATTGTGTATAGGCAGGATTATATGTGTAATCTGTACTTGGCACAACTGGGCCGCATGCTGCAAAGAAACACGTAGGATTTTCAAGTTCAGACAAACTATTTTGATAGGATTTTAAAGTTATCGactgtttataattttatgcaaCAGACTGCGTTCAATATgatgtgcaaaaaaaaaagtttcttcTGTTattatacccgatacccaaAGGATAAATGATGTttagaaaagtatttattcAACCTAAAGcatcaatttttttctgttaaAAGTAGTGTGTTCCAAACtcaattaaagtatttttaacttcCCTGTGTTGGATAAAagtacaaaacacaaaactatattgccaaaaataaattgaatctTAAAGGTTTGGAGTCTCATaatgtgtgtacatacatacttatgtgaaatattatataataaagaaaGAGCCACCACCAAGTAAATGTATAGTGATACAGATTTCAACGTCGACTTCGAAGAACTTGTGAACTGAATTAGTTTTAGTAGTAGCACTTGCCTGCGGAGTAGGGACTAAAACTGGGAAGCAATGTGGGCGTCGTATAAATCGAGgcattattgctgttgcttattGAATTGGCCTCGACTTCGGCCTCGGATCGTATTTGGCCCGTCGAAGAACTGTTAGTGCTacactgtgactgtgactgtagGAGTATTAAAGAAGGTGGGACATTGATATTCGTGCCttcttgttgatgttgatgtagTTGTTGATTCTCGATATTCATCAGAGGAGCTATTGGTATATCATGATGTTCGGAATGGCCTATTCCACTGGCCACTGGATGCTTTCCAAGGTCATTGCGATGTTGGCTCTTATTATTGCACTTTTCCTCTCCCGTCAAATCTACGCTGCCGGACTCCTTTGTTGTTTGATGATCGTTTCGTGgctcaacttcaactccaactccaactccaattgTCGAATTATTGCAACTTGCAGCACTTGACTCAATAATTTCCATATTCGTTGAGTTTCTGTCGTTGTCCaagtttgttattgttgcataaCTACCATTTTCGATGGCTATTGCTAATTGTTAAAACCattgtataaattattgtactgacattttaaatgtgtcGAATTTTTTTGACGTTTACTGACATGTGatttaatatacaaacaaCCAACAAGCCATAAAACATGTAATTGGCATTTGCTCTGTGTTTCAAAACCAATCCAAATTTATAGCTATAAAATCGGTAGTTAAATAAGCACTAAATGCCACTCAACCTAATAAGTAAAATACCACTGGCgatgttgttttcttttaacatttttgggAAACTATAGTTTATAGGCTTCCATAGAGTCGAAATTAACAAGTCTATATcaagaatatgtatattttaaaggttTTCAGATGCCTTTTTCTATCTTATGGAGTGGGTTTTCtggtattttatataatacacaatattattttatttcattgataAGGTTTATGCTTATGTAATTACTTTTTACTCGGAATTTACGAAACATAATGCCAAAATCGTATTGCCAaacgcaaagaaaaaaacaaaattatgacGAAAGTGACGACGATCCTATGAAttatatgtaaaaatattttaattcaacaaGTGTAGCTAAATGCGATTTAATTAGACAATCTCAAAAGTCTTGACTTTTTTGTTACGTAACACCATCgggtttattaattttgaccaaattaattttttttttttaagtggcTACTGAAtcccatcatttttttttcaattgatgttctcatttttatttttcaatattttgttgtaaatgtccatatttaaatttcaaaaattaaaaattaatttgcagttTGCAAATAAGGAGAAGTaagtaatttttgttttcggaTATCGTTgtgcattttttatgcaaaaaacaTATTGTTCAGCCGTTTTGTGACGTTTTACGTTTTACGTTTTTCTTACCTGTATAGAAGGGAGGAATGGTCTGTTCCTGTACATTTGTGCTAAATTTCATATCTTGCAAACTTATAGGCACTAGGGGCGTCAACGAATTGTTTCCTACAGTTACAGTTCATAGATTTAATGAACCAGCATGGCACATACAATCAAAATAAGAGTagaccaaaaaaataataaacagtacaaaattaataaataaataaaacaatacaattttacaaaatacatGTAGGTATATAATCTGCAGTCCTTTGCAGAGTGGTAATGAAATTAAACTCAGAGTACAAGTTCAATCTAAACTGAAAGCTGTTAAAGTACTTAAAACTATCTTTGATAACCAAATTTCTCAAATTAACTATTTgtcgaaattaaaattaaaaaaattaaaattggaaCACGTGtgtcaataaatatttatagtaccATAGACTCTGAGGATCTAGGTTTTCCTTAAGACATAAGCCTATAGCTATATCGACAAGTATACACATATTTTATGGAATGGATTGACGCTAGTTCGCCCTCGAAGGTAAATAACTGTGTTATCATACCTTACAAATTAGTGTGTATAATTTAACCTATATCCTAAACGATTATAAACGATTCCGATGACACTCAAAACACTCGCTTTAAGACTCACCAATTGAGGATCCGATGGGTGGCGTATATAGAGTACTCTGGCTTTGTGATATTGTTGCAATACTATCATATAACATTGTAGAATCATTCCCAATAGTACTCCCGACGCTTGCACTAGCACATGAGATTGAGTTGGAGGAAAACGCATTAGGTGGCGCCTCATAATAAGTAGGCacgccgttgctgctgttagtTGTTAAATTGCCCAGTTCGGAGAGCAATTTGTGCTCATCTTTGATGCACCATTTGCCAGACCATATCTAAATGGAAGTAGAAGTAGATAAGATGCATTGAAATTGGTGGCAAAATCGGACTGATCGGCAAAATTTACGTTTTGATATATATGGTCTCCACCGTAAGCGAACCTCTGCCGCTTCACATCCTCCTCAACATGCATATTTACATCCCGATTTTCATCTAAAAGATAGCATATAAGTGTAAATATGTcgaattattgttaattttggtataataaatattgtcaaCAATATACAATCATGTCAtctctataaaataaatgtgtatagCGGTTTTAAtaaactctttttttctttctctatttCTGTTACTATTAAAGCGAGTCCAGCAGAGCTCTCGGTTTGCGTAACCTTGGTGTGTATCGATTGCAGAT harbors:
- the LOC117573221 gene encoding GATA zinc finger domain-containing protein 14 isoform X2 gives rise to the protein MDLSTAYRYNQNMMEYYTCHGGVNQLGGVFVNGRPLPDVVRQRIVELAHNGVRPCDISRQLRVSHGCVSKILSRYYETGSFKAGVIGGSKPKVATPPVVDAIANYKRENPTMFAWEIRDRLLAEGICSQDNVPSVSSINRIVRNKAAEKAKHVHHHQQQQMPQSLGSNHNASESLDSSTEAASEQQASLTTGVTTARSNSSIIINNNNNNNNNNNNSNNNNNNIAASVIAQTTSATGSSTISIPGPVSNQEIVNNSSRNSNVNTSNSTSEQVAEQRSSGSGSGSGSVYSINGILGLQHAHPLQSANNNNTVNNNVSDPNGKRKRIEGHDENRDVNMHVEEDVKRQRFAYGGDHIYQNIWSGKWCIKDEHKLLSELGNLTTNSSNGVPTYYEAPPNAFSSNSISCASASVGSTIGNDSTMLYDSIATISQSQSTLYTPPIGSSIGNNSLTPLVPISLQDMKFSTNVQEQTIPPFYTAIAIENGSYATITNLDNDRNSTNMEIIESSAASCNNSTIGVGVGVEVEPRNDHQTTKESGSVDLTGEEKCNNKSQHRNDLGKHPVASGIGHSEHHDIPIAPLMNIENQQLHQHQQEGTNINVPPSLILLQSQSQCSTNSSSTGQIRSEAEVEANSISNSNNASIYTTPTLLPSFSPYSAACGPVVPSTDYTYNPAYTQYGGAYGSYSYGTSSGLINSSYYYECGQNQAGLNQDLRSPLAATRANSLASAASPTGSACTKSETSDLFLV